One Numenius arquata chromosome 9, bNumArq3.hap1.1, whole genome shotgun sequence DNA window includes the following coding sequences:
- the LOC141468646 gene encoding uncharacterized protein, translating to MLIFRLSVMIKLFFQLDASICPEKCNCSSKNAIHCSGPHIKDLESLNLPCNMAEIHITGTSVTYLQDVFAGMVELQHLILSSNNISLISPMAFKGLRRLKALKLLDNKLVELPPGVFDDMVQLQQLILENNRLKSIGENLFDKLASLEDLFLNKNQLTALPSGALKKLAKLKVLNLSRNCLAALPRNIFSALARLEKLMLYFNRLSSIESGMFDSLKELLELFLHSNNIQAIAPDAFHCLRKLRILTLSRNRLEVLPPGLFLHLHDLSKLTLYRNPLKSLPEVLFGEMRRLGSLWLYHTKLSTIPDFVFSNLTNLELLVLSFNPELSVLPKNVFSGLNELQGLSLHTNNISSLPEGIFLSLQKLHNISLYDTRLEVLPRNLFRNLKLLQKVYLNSTKLQSLPGDFFTALPELQEVFLDGNPWKCDCQILGFQEWLQKSMEIVKNTPSLRCDSPPALQNISLVGLTDDHLNCLPTTAFTYQMFSSTDPPTLTSLVKEHLTSSWETTVAAVSGPDTSTPTSVPRATPDHTYSHVEDVGQPGFHFSNVPTQISPSLTVESNSVRGTDLITLPQWDELPARRTANPYFNTRVAYCQLFLCLHSLILALQTVTIVLSLCVMGKTRQLLHSRNVPAQPVVLINFKIDNTSQGED from the coding sequence ATGTTGATATTCCGTTTGTCAGTGATGATCAAGCTTTTCTTCCAGCTGGATGCATCTATTTGTCCTGAGAAATGCAACTGCTCTTCGAAAAATGCAATTCATTGCTCCGGTCCCCACATAAAAGACCTGGAATCACTAAATCTGCCTTGTAACATGGCAGAAATTCACATAACAGGCACCAGTGTAACATATTTGCAAGATGTTTTTGCTGGGATGGTGGAACTGCAGCATCTTATCTTGTCTTCAAACAACATCTCTCTGATTTCACCAATGGCCTTTAAAGGCTTGAGAAGGCTAAAAGCCCTCAAGCTGCTAGATAATAAGCTGGTTGAACTTCCTCCAGGAGTGTTTGATGACATGGTACAACTTCAGCAGCTGATCCTTGAAAATAACAGGTTGAAATCCATTGGAGAAAATCTGTTTGACAAACTAGCTAGCTTGGAGGATCTTTTCTTGAACAAAAACCAACTAACAGCACTTCCTAGTGGCGCGCTGAAGAAACTTGCCAAACTCAAAGTACTGAACTTGTCAAGAAATTGTTTGGCAGCACTTCCCAGAAATATATTTAGTGCATTAGCCAGGCTTGAGAAGCTGATGTTGTATTTTAACAGGCTGTCTTCAATAGAGTCTGGTATGTTTGATAGCCTGAAGGAGCTGCTGGAACTCTTCCTGCATTCCAATAACATCCAGGCTATTGCCCCTGATGCGTTTCATTGTCTTCGTAAACTGAGAATCCTCACGCTCTCCAGAAACAGGCTTGAAGTTTTGCCTCCTGGACTCTTTCTGCATTTGCATGACCTGTCTAAATTGACCTTGTACAGGAACCCACTGAAGTCTCTTCCAGAAGTATTGTTTGGAGAAATGAGGCGTCTTGGTAGCCTGTGGCTGTATCACACAAAGCTCTCAACAATACCAGATTTTGTGTTCAGTAACTTGACAAATTTGGAGCTTCTTGTGCTAAGCTTTAATCCAGAGCTCAGTGTTCTTCCGAAGAATGTATTCAGTGGTCTGAATGAACTGCAGGGCCTTTCTCTGCATACAAATAATATTTCCAGTCTGCCAGAGGGCATCTTCCTGAGCCTTCAGAAACTGCACAACATTTCGCTTTATGATACGAGGCTTGAGGTTCTTCCTAGAAACCTCTTTCGTAATCTCAAGCTCCTTCAGAAAGTTTACCTCAATAGTACGAAGCTGCAGTCTCTTCCTGgagatttttttactgctttacCTGAGCTGCAAGAAGTCTTCCTTGATGGCAACCCTTGGAAATGTGATTGCCAAATTCTTGGCTTCCAAGAGTGGCTCCAGAAGAGCATGGAGATAGTTAAAAACACACCATCCCTAAGGTGTGACAGCCCACCGGCACTACAGAATATTTCCCTTGTGGGTCTAACAGATGACCACCTGAACTGCCTGCCAACCACAGCCTTTACATACCAGATGTTCAGCTCAACCGATCCGCCGACTTTGACTTCTCTTGTGAAGGAGCACTTAACATCATCTTGGGAGACTACTGTGGCAGCGGTGTCCGGCCCGGATACCAGCACACCCACATCAGTTCCTCGTGCAACTCCAGATCACACCTATTCACACGTTGAAGATGTTGGACAGCCTGGCTTTCATTTCTCAAACGTTCCAACCCAAATTTCTCCCAGTCTTACAGTAGAAAGCAACAGTGTCAGAGGAACAGATTTAATTACTCTTCCCCAGTGGGATGAGCTGCCAGCCCGCAGGACTGCTAACCCCTATTTTAATACCAGGGTTGCTTATTGTCAGCTATTTTTGTGCCTTCACAGTTTGATTTTAGCACTCCAGACTGTAACCATTGTGCTCAGTCTGTGTGTGATGGGTAAAACCAGGCAACTCTTGCACTCCAGAAATGTTCCTGCTCAGCCTGTAGTTCTGATAAATTTTAAGATAGACAATACCAGCCAAGGAGAGGATTAG